One genomic window of Gammaproteobacteria bacterium includes the following:
- a CDS encoding CBS domain-containing protein — protein MSGAHLEFLAKHLRIGFYPKGTIVTQPVSGVARTLYIVKQGRVRGELEGGRRPTAGEVWELVPGECFPIGALLAHRAVAIKQRAVEDTFCFELDRDDFETLLLQSPVFSDFCARRLANLLDETLRGMQAGLVGELSRDVSLNTPLVNLIRRLPVTCTPDTSLALVAARLHGERVSAIVVTDSAGAPLGLFTTNDLLGVVAQGTALDRSIASVMSARLLMLPPRSVAHEAAMLMARHSVSHVCVVEHDRVVGVVAERDLFSMQRIGLVSLTRAIIQAPDLATLARLGRDVHRLIDQMLAQGAALGQFTQIIASLNDHIARRVITLCVAEEGTAPVPFTWIAFGSEGRQEQTLKTDQDNGILFDVPAGGDAEQVRAELLPLARSINEALDTCGYPLCWDNVMASNAACCLSGDEWRERFRLWIEHGTVEQLQAAGTYFDFRVVYGDELQASTLRRWLMQQTSAAPQFLQRLGESALRHQAPIGLERGAFAESVGEYATTLDLKRQGTALFVDGARLLALANDIAQTNTIERLRAAAQLGVVDASEVDAWCDAYSFLQLLRLRHQQALLREGRPINNHVDADGLSDLDRRILKESFRQARKLQRRIAGDFQLPSELLESE, from the coding sequence ATGAGCGGAGCGCATCTCGAATTTTTAGCAAAGCATCTGCGCATCGGCTTCTACCCGAAGGGAACCATCGTTACTCAGCCCGTCAGCGGTGTGGCGCGTACGCTTTACATCGTCAAACAAGGACGCGTGCGCGGCGAGCTTGAAGGTGGGCGCCGGCCGACCGCGGGCGAGGTTTGGGAGCTGGTGCCGGGTGAATGTTTTCCGATCGGCGCGTTGCTGGCGCATCGGGCGGTGGCGATCAAACAGCGCGCGGTGGAAGACACGTTCTGCTTCGAGCTCGACCGCGACGACTTCGAAACCTTGCTGCTGCAAAGTCCGGTGTTCAGCGACTTTTGCGCGCGGCGCTTGGCGAACTTGCTCGACGAAACGTTGCGCGGTATGCAAGCGGGGCTCGTCGGCGAGCTGTCGCGCGATGTCTCGTTGAACACACCGCTGGTAAATCTCATCCGCCGTCTGCCGGTAACGTGTACGCCGGATACGTCGTTGGCATTGGTGGCGGCACGCCTGCATGGCGAACGCGTGTCGGCGATCGTCGTCACCGACAGCGCCGGTGCGCCGCTCGGTCTTTTTACGACCAACGATCTGCTCGGTGTGGTCGCGCAAGGCACGGCGCTCGATCGGTCCATTGCCAGCGTTATGAGTGCACGGTTGCTGATGTTGCCGCCGCGGTCGGTGGCGCACGAGGCGGCGATGCTGATGGCGCGCCACAGCGTCAGTCATGTGTGTGTCGTCGAACACGATCGCGTCGTCGGTGTCGTCGCCGAGCGCGATTTATTTTCGATGCAACGTATCGGCTTAGTCAGTCTGACGCGTGCCATCATACAGGCGCCGGACCTGGCGACGCTCGCCCGGCTCGGCCGCGACGTGCATCGCCTGATCGATCAGATGTTGGCGCAGGGCGCCGCGCTCGGTCAGTTCACGCAAATCATCGCGTCGCTCAACGACCATATTGCCCGCCGTGTAATAACGCTGTGCGTTGCCGAGGAGGGCACGGCGCCGGTGCCGTTCACGTGGATCGCTTTCGGCAGCGAAGGCCGGCAAGAGCAGACGCTCAAGACCGATCAGGACAACGGCATCTTGTTCGACGTGCCGGCCGGCGGCGACGCTGAGCAAGTGCGCGCCGAACTGTTGCCGCTGGCGCGTTCCATCAACGAGGCACTCGATACCTGTGGCTATCCGCTGTGTTGGGATAACGTGATGGCGAGCAACGCCGCCTGTTGCCTCAGCGGCGATGAATGGCGCGAGCGTTTTCGTCTATGGATCGAGCACGGAACTGTCGAGCAGCTGCAAGCCGCCGGAACGTACTTCGATTTTCGCGTGGTCTATGGCGACGAGCTGCAAGCCTCGACGCTACGCCGTTGGTTGATGCAGCAAACGTCGGCAGCGCCGCAATTTCTGCAGCGCTTGGGCGAAAGCGCATTGCGCCATCAGGCGCCGATCGGTTTGGAGCGCGGCGCGTTTGCCGAGAGCGTCGGCGAGTATGCCACCACGCTCGATCTCAAACGTCAGGGCACGGCGCTGTTCGTCGACGGCGCGCGCTTGTTGGCGTTGGCGAACGACATAGCGCAAACAAATACGATCGAGCGTTTGCGGGCGGCGGCGCAGCTCGGCGTCGTTGACGCGAGCGAGGTCGATGCTTGGTGTGATGCTTATAGTTTTCTGCAGTTGCTGCGATTGCGTCATCAGCAGGCACTGTTGCGCGAGGGTCGGCCGATCAACAATCACGTCGACGCCGACGGCTTGAGCGATCTCGATCGACGCATTCTCAAGGAATCGTTTCGACAAGCGCGCAAGTTGCAGCGGCGTATTGCTGGCGATTTTCAGTTACCGAGCGAATTGTTGGAGAGCGAGTAG